The Clostridia bacterium genomic interval AGAGGATGCATAATAACCGAAACGGAACAGCTAAATTCGGTTTTTGAGGTTTTACCGGAAGTTGATTTTGAAACTCAAATGATTGTATTTGTTTTTTATTCAAAGACAAGACATTGGAAAGATCGTTTTTGGGGAGTTAAACAAGAAGGCGACAATTTAATCGTCATAATAAAGGAAGAGCGTTATAAAAATTCTGTTAGCTCGAACCCTGACTGGGCTCAAACGGTAATTGGATTGGTTTTAGACAAACTGGACGTTAACAAGGTTACAGTGGAAATTATTAAATAGCAAAGGAACTGAAAAGGGAGACTCTTAATAAATAATAATAAATATATCTATCACTGTATTTTGTAAAACGCTTGACATCGCGTTTTGCGGTGGGTATAATAAAACAGCCTATGCAAATAGGTGAATTTTTGATATCGACAAAATAAAGTGAGGATATAGACTATGAAAAGAACTTATCAACCCAAGAAAAGACACAGAAGCAAAGTCCACGGTTTCCGTGCGAGAATGGCGACCAAAGGCGGAAGAAACGTCCTTGCGAGAAGACGTGCGAGAGGCAGAAAAGTTCTTTGCGCGTAAAGACGTAAATGCATAAGCAGAACAGGCTCCAAAGTTCCAGAAGTTTCGACTATATTTATAAGCACGGCGCCTCGTTTAAGGACGGGCTTCTCGTGCTGTTCGTCGTTAAAAGCAAGATCAAAGAGCCGAAGGTCGGATTCTCGGTCGGGAAAAAAGTCGGAGGCAGCGTCCGAAGAAACAAGACGAAACGCCGCTTGAAGAACGCCCTTTACAGGGTGTTTACCCGCGTCAAGAAAGGGAATAATTACGTCGTCGTCGCGCGCTCCGGAAGCGCGGACGCCTCGTTTAAAGCTCTTTTTGAATCCCTCGTTTCGCTGTTTACGCAAGCGGGATGCCTTTCCGAAAAAACGGAGGTAATCGATGAATAAAGCGGCCAAA includes:
- the rpmH gene encoding 50S ribosomal protein L34; the protein is MKRTYQPKKRHRSKVHGFRARMATKGGRNVLARRRARGRKVLCA
- the rnpA gene encoding ribonuclease P protein component, which encodes MHKQNRLQSSRSFDYIYKHGASFKDGLLVLFVVKSKIKEPKVGFSVGKKVGGSVRRNKTKRRLKNALYRVFTRVKKGNNYVVVARSGSADASFKALFESLVSLFTQAGCLSEKTEVIDE